One Candidatus Tectomicrobia bacterium genomic region harbors:
- a CDS encoding Gfo/Idh/MocA family oxidoreductase, which produces MSSAKPALKAAVIGCGNVASRYDRLSDGSWTSTHAGAYRLCAATELACAADTDAGALREFGQRWGVSSLYPDYRRMLERERPDIVSICVPTPRHAAVFHDVCASGAAAVFLEKPVAASSAEARGFPAAAAGRPVAVNYFRRWNPALAALREEMAAGGLGRPFRATVYYVKGLLGNASHYIDLMRWFFGEPAKVRAWRRFAHPGQEEAADFEMEFPGGMIAAFLHVPPPGYVFLEADILLERGRVVIGQRGQRIARYPVADEPHFGMFRILASEGRGEETGWRNCPLRAVEQLVACVERGGEPACALEDGLRALALCEEILDSHDGEVLTESAPR; this is translated from the coding sequence TTGAGCAGCGCCAAGCCAGCGCTTAAAGCTGCGGTCATCGGGTGCGGCAACGTGGCCTCCCGCTACGACCGCCTGTCCGACGGCTCCTGGACCTCCACCCACGCGGGGGCCTACCGGCTGTGCGCCGCGACGGAGCTGGCCTGCGCGGCCGACACCGACGCGGGCGCCCTGCGGGAATTCGGCCAGAGGTGGGGGGTGTCTTCCCTGTATCCCGACTACCGCCGGATGCTGGAGCGCGAGCGGCCCGACATCGTGAGCATCTGCGTCCCGACGCCCCGGCACGCCGCCGTGTTCCATGACGTGTGCGCCTCCGGCGCGGCGGCGGTGTTCCTGGAGAAGCCCGTCGCCGCATCCTCCGCGGAGGCCCGCGGCTTTCCGGCGGCGGCGGCCGGGCGGCCGGTGGCCGTCAACTACTTCCGCCGCTGGAACCCGGCGCTCGCCGCGTTGCGGGAGGAGATGGCGGCGGGCGGGCTGGGCCGCCCGTTCCGGGCCACCGTCTATTACGTGAAGGGCCTGCTCGGGAACGCGTCCCATTACATCGATCTGATGCGCTGGTTCTTCGGCGAGCCGGCGAAGGTCCGGGCCTGGCGGCGGTTCGCCCATCCGGGCCAGGAGGAGGCTGCGGATTTCGAGATGGAGTTCCCGGGCGGGATGATCGCCGCCTTCCTGCACGTGCCCCCGCCCGGCTACGTGTTCCTGGAGGCGGACATCCTCCTCGAGCGCGGCCGGGTGGTCATCGGCCAGCGGGGCCAGCGGATCGCGCGCTACCCGGTCGCCGACGAGCCCCACTTCGGCATGTTCCGGATCCTGGCGAGCGAGGGCCGGGGCGAGGAGACCGGCTGGCGGAACTGCCCCCTCCGGGCGGTGGAGCAGCTGGTCGCCTGCGTGGAGCGGGGCGGGGAGCCCGCCTGCGCGCTGGAGGACGGCCTGCGGGCCCTCGCCCTCTGCGAGGAGATTCTGGATTCCCATGATGGGGAAGTTCTGACGGAGAGCGCGCCGCGGTGA